From Asterias rubens chromosome 3, eAstRub1.3, whole genome shotgun sequence, the proteins below share one genomic window:
- the LOC117288574 gene encoding sodium-dependent multivitamin transporter-like gives MNDTLETPPTFPESLGTFTIVDYIVFSIVLVVSAAIGLYHACTGGHQRTTQEFFVGDRKMKFIPVGFSLLASWMSAIALLGTPAECYTFGTMFWLISGSYILVTVIAAHFYIPVFYRLHLTSVYEYLQLRFCRAVRLIGALAFIFHMIMYMSVVLYAPALAINAVTGLKIWISLLTVGLVCVFYTTLGGIKAVIWTDVFQTMVMFTGLLAVIIQGSFAFGGFQNIWEKSVDGGRISFNELGIDPTIRHSVWSLVIGGTFTFLSNYGCNQLSVQRYLSCPSEKDAKRALYVNCPLMFIILSLTMMCGLVMFAMYGDCDPLLSGKITKSDQLLPYYVVNELGFIRGLPGLFTAAIFSGSLSTVSSGMNSLAAVTLEDVLPHRRFSEPRAALVSKILACTYGLLCVGLAYLARQMGPVLQVALSLMGFIGGPLLGLFTLGLFFPCANNKGALVGVFVSFGVSTWIAIGKFLNPTPLTGLPTTLDNCPDLNTTMTTLVVDYSPVNVTTYELYSPGYESAFTTELTTETTPETSSLLTTFYSVSYLWYSVIGMTVVLVVGVIVSLITCGNRDEPVDSSLLTPCIAKLRSCSCRRGSHKMQRLDDLDMMDTGPGTGYWKMQPADDLETNL, from the exons ATGAATGACACGTTGGAGACGCCCCCAACTTTCCCAGAATCTCTGGGCACATTCACCATCGTTGACTACATAGTATTCAGCATAGTCCTTGTGGTCTCGGCAGCCATCGGTCTCTATCATGCCTGCACCGGAGGCCATCAGCGCACCACTCAGGAGTTCTTTGTCGGCGACCGCAAGATGAAATTCATTCCGGTGGGATTTTCACTTTTGGCGAGTTGGATGTCAGCCATCGCTCTGCTTGGGACACCGGCCGAATGCTACACATTCGGGACAATGTTCTGGCTCATCAGCGGCTCCTACATTTTGGTTACCGTGATCGCCGCTCACTTTTATATCCCTGTGTTCTACAGGTTACATCTTACTAGTGTCTATGAG TATCTTCAGCTTCGCTTTTGTCGTGCTGTAAGGCTTATTGGAGCTCTAGCTTTTATATTTCATATG aTAATGTACATGTCAGTTGTACTATATGCTCCTGCCCTTGCCATAAATGCAG TAACTGGTTTAAAAATCTGGATTTCTCTTCTGACTGTCGGATTGGTCTGCGTCTTTTACACGACACTG GGTGGTATTAAAGCAGTGATTTGGACAGACGTCTTCCAAACTATGGTGATGTTTACGGGTCTTCTAGCGGTCATTATTCAGGGAAGCTTTGCATTCGGAGGCTTCCAGAACATATGGGAGAAAAGTGTTGATGGAGGCCGTATCAGTTTCAATGA ACTTGGTATTGACCCAACTATACGACACTCTGTATGGTCGCTAGTCATCGGTGGTACATTCACTTTCTTATCCAATTACGGGTGTAACCAGCTCTCAGTACAGCGCTACCTCAGCTGCCCCTCAGAAAAAGATGCAAAACG CGCCCTCTATGTGAATTGTCCGCTCATGTTCATTATACTGTCGCTAACCATGATGTGCGGTCTTGTGATGTTTGCCATGTATGGGGATTGCGATCCACTGCTCAGCGGGAAGATCACCAAATCTGATCAG TTACTGCCGTACTATGTGGTTAATGAATTGGGCTTCATCCGTGGTCTGCCTGGACTGTTTACTGCTGCCATCTTTAGTGGATCCTTAAG TACGGTGTCTTCAGGGATGAACTCTCTGGCGGCTGTAACCCTTGAAGACGTTCTCCCTCACAGGAGATTCAGCGAGCCAAGAGCTGCCCTCGTCTCTAAGATACTAG CTTGTACCTACGGCCTGCTGTGTGTAGGTCTTGCCTATCTGGCTCGTCAGATGGGACCCGTCTTACAAGTAGCTCTGAGTCTCATGGGATTCATCGGAGGTCCTCTACTCGGTCTCTTCACCCTGGGACTATTCTTCCCCTGTGCCAACAATAAG GGTGCacttgttggtgtttttgtGAGCTTCGGCGTATCAACATGGATTGCTATCGGTAAATTTCTGAACCCGACACCACTCACCGGTCTACCGACAACCCTAGACAACTGTCCCGATCTAAACACGACGATGACGACCCTTGTCGTTGACTACAGTCCTGTTAATGTGACAACATATGAACTTTACAGTCCTGGCTACGAATCAGCTTTCACTACTGAGCTAACGACAGAAACAACTCCAGAAACAAG CTCTCTGTTAACTACCTTCTACAGTGTGTCCTACCTATGGTACAGTGTCATAGGAATGACTGTTGTACTTGTAGTTGGCGTCATAGTTAGTCTCATTACAT GTGGAAACAGGGACGAGCCTGTAGATTCCTCACTACTGACCCCATGTATTGCCAAGCTCCGCTCCTGCAGTTGCAGAAGGGGGTCCCACAAGATGCAGCGCCTG GATGACTTAGATATGATGGACACAGGCCCTGGAACTGGCTACTGGAAAATGCAACCCGCTGATGATCTGGAGACAAATCTCTGA
- the LOC117288531 gene encoding tudor and KH domain-containing protein-like: protein MIDKLNSLKLSTKQWVVLGITVPTSMFLLYLLLKKQDEEENYRPSKDLARGPQLTIEMTVPFDKVGAVIGQQGVTIKKIQEETSCRIKFQNEVGLEDKEDRHLVVRGKPESALIAEQLIRKIITEQSAIQTFEMMIPQWAIGKIIGRNGENIRSLCRASKARINIERDDNRGDYTALRQCVIKGTVDQIQYAKGLIEEEIALEEAYRHKLENASANRKQRGSKMSKVAGTSDEDERFSEYPEAATNELTKDQSSPKNQTMQVPAQQEFFSVYMSAVEHVGHFWVQVLGERAGSLDLLVQSMTEYYSQPGNLQACKPDTLCTGDIIASPFQDDESWYRARIIGFLEDGEVDLYYVDFGDSDKMPRDSLCSLRSDFLSLPHQAVECCLAGVQPVESEWSDVAVDLFEDLTYCAKWKPLMAKIVTYHQVEGGTTTCVDLVDTNGTQDVNIANVLVERGYAKFTHQKNSTRNTTRERSYPPPPQSDNGPVHLPVETLTVPLEMGELMLDDDIEEFVDEGTRTG from the exons ATGATTGACAAGTTGAATAGCCTAAAGTTGAGCACCAAGCAATGGGTGGTCCTTGGCATAACAGTCCCAACCTCAATGTTCCTTCTATATCTCCTCTTGAAGAAGCAGGATGAAG aggaGAATTATCGCCCGTCGAAGGATCTTGCAAGAGGGCCGCAGCTGACCATTGAGATGACCGTTCCATTTGATAAAGTAGGAGCAGTCATCGGTCAACAAGGTGTCACAATTAAAAAG ATTCAAGAGGAAACGTCTTGCCGGATTAAGTTCCAAAACGAGGTTGGACTGGAGGACAAGGAAGATCGTCATCTG GTGGTTCGTGGCAAACCTGAAAGCGCCCTCATTGCTGAGCAGTTAATCCGCAAGATCATTACGGAGCAGTCTGCGATACAGACATTTGAAATGATGATACCACAATGGGCCATTGGTAAAATAATAG GTCGTAATGGTGAGAATATACGCAGTCTATGCCGAGCCAGCAAGGCCAGAATCAACATTGAGAGAGATGATAACAGAGGAGACTACACAGCTCTACGCCAATGTGTCATCAAAGGAACAGTGGATCAGATACAGTACGCCAAG GGTTTGATAGAAGAAGAAATCGCCCTTGAGGAGGCCTATAGGCACAAGCTGGAGAATGCGTCCGCCAATCGGAAACAGAGAGGCTCCAAGATGTCTAAGGTGGCAGGAACCTCCGATGAGGACGAAAGGTTTTCCGAGTACCCCGAGGCAGCCACTAATGAACTTACCAAAG ATCAATCTTCGCCAAAGAATCAAACTATGCAAGTGCCTGCCCAGCAGGAGTTTTTCAGTGTCTACATGTCGGCCGTGGAGCACGTTGGTCACTTCTGGGTTCAGGTCCTAGGAGAGAGGGCGGGGTCCCTGGACCTGTTAGTACAGAGCATGACTGAGTACTACTCTCAACCAGGTAACCTACAG GCTTGTAAACCAGACACCCTGTGCACCGGTGACATCATAGCATCCCCATTCCAAGATGATGAATCGTGGTACCGCGCTCGCATCATCGGTTTCTTAGAGGACGGTGAAGTGGATCTCTACTACGTCGACTTCGGAGACAGTGACAAGATGCCAAGAGATAGCTTATGTAGTTTAAG GAGTGATTTTCTTAGTCTTCCTCATCAAGCAGTTGAGTGTTGCTTAGCTGGTGTCCAGCCTGTTG AATCTGAGTGGTCGGATGTAGCTGTGGATCTCTTTGAGGATCTGACGTATTGCGCCAAATGGAAACCACTAATGGCCAAGATTGTCACGTACCATCAAGTAGAGGGCGGTACAACAACCTGTGTGGACCTGGTGGATACAAATGGAACTCAG GATGTTAACATCGCAAACGTTTTAGTGGAACGAGGCTATGCAAAATTTACACACCAAAAGAACTCAACAAGGAACACAACTAGAGAGAGAAGTTATCCCCCTCCCCCTCAGTCAGACAATGGACCAGTCCACTTACCAGTTGAGACTCTGACTGTTCCACTTGAGATGGGGGAGTTGATGCTGGACGACGATATTGAAGAATTTGTCGATGAGGGAACAAGAACTGGCTGA
- the LOC117288364 gene encoding riboflavin kinase-like translates to MTALPYFTRGKVVKGFGRGSKELGIPTANYPEEVVEKLPSELNTGVYCGWASVDNGDVQKMVLSLGWNPYYKNEKKSMETHIMHQFKDDFYGSILSIVILAYIRPEKSFSSLDELISAIKGDVADADRILDQPENKIFIQDNFFKGDASL, encoded by the exons ATGACTGCCTTACCTTATTTTACTCGAGGTAAAGTTGTGAAGGGATTCGGCAGGGGAAGTAAAGAATTAGGTATCCCAACAG CCAACTATCCGGAAGAAGTTGTCGAGAAACTCCCGTCTGAATTGAACACCGGCGTCTACTGCGGATGGGCGTCCGTTGATAACGGTGACGTACAGAAGATGGTGCTTAGTCTAGGATGGAATCCCTActacaaaaatgaaaagaaatctATG GAGACACACATCATGCATCAATTTAAAGACGACTTCTATGGTTCGATACTCAGCATCGTCATCTTGGCGTATATACGACCGGAGAAAAGCTTTTCTTCCCTCG ATGAGTTGATAAGCGCCATTAAAGGTGATGTCGCTGACGCGGACAGGATACTGGACCAACCggagaacaaaatatttatacaagACAACTTCTTTAAGGGAGATGCAAGTTTATGA
- the LOC117288325 gene encoding 39S ribosomal protein L9, mitochondrial-like — MALATLSGGRHLMQSLCKNATVVYQQQRNIVNLRHRFPPLVPSFGKKPHRAKRKHKVYVWEGDSMLEEQEKLTLILTEDVSRIGMKGDVVTVRKSVGRNMLLAKNRAVYASQENIREFVQERAKREEQSSEKILTGTALKTIAFLQKHKLVVKMRSVPHWDTLSKEIVIHAFNKHLGVVVPDHALELPEEPITDYGTYTVKVTINQLETVEVEMDVQHYINKGKQRREAQKMNAAGES, encoded by the exons ATGGCTTTAGCCACGCTATCAGGTGGCCGTCATCTGATGCAGAGTTTATGCAAGAATGCAACAGTAGTATACCAACAACAAAGG AATATAGTGAACCTACGACATCGATTCCCTCCACTGGTACCCTCATTTGGAAAGAAGCCGCATCGAGCTAAAAGGAAGCACAAAGTGTACGTCTGGGAAGGAGACTCGATGCTTGAGGAACAGGAGAAACTCACACTTATTCTCACAGAAGACGTTTCAC GTATCGGGATGAAAGGAGATGTCGTCACAGTTCGCAAAAGCGTTGGTCGCAATATGCTCTTGGCCAAGAACAGAGCAGTCTACGCCTCTCAAGAAAACATCAGAGAATTTGTACAGGAAAGAGCT AAAAGAGAAGAACAGAGCTCAGAGAAAATCTTGACCGGAACTGCACTTAAA ACGATAGCATTTCTGCAGAAGCACAAACTGGTGGTGAAGATGCGTTCAGTTCCACATTGGGACACCCTTTCTAAAGAGATCGTTATCCACGCCTTCAATAAACAT CTGGGTGTTGTGGTACCAGACCATGCACTGGAACTACCAGAGGAACCAATAACCGACTACGGAACATACACAGTTAAAGTGACCATCAACCAGCTAGAGACGGTCGAGGTGGAAATGGATGTCCAACACTACATAAACAAAGGCAAGCAGAGGAGGGAAGCTCAGAAAATGAATGCTGCTGGTGAATCATAG